In Deinococcus reticulitermitis, the DNA window CCTGACCTCAGCGACCGGTGGAACAAACGGCATCTCGGGCTACTCGGGCACCTTCGCCAATTACGGCTCGTGGTACGAGGTGCGGGCGATCAGCGAGAGCATCCAGCCGGTCATCAACCAGGCGTTCCTCACGCGGGCGGGGGGCGCTGGGAACCCCAATAACACCATCGTCATTACCTTCCCCACGCCGGTCATCAACGTGCGGCTGGGCATCACCGACCTTGACGCCGTGGGCGGCAGCGCCGGAAGCGGCGACTGGGCCGGGGTGCAGGCGAGCTACGGCAGCCAGACCTTCAACCCCGACGTCCTCGTCGGCGGGGGTCACGCGCTAGCAGTGCAGGCATACGCGGGCGTGCCCAGCGGGGCGGGCGCAGCCATGACCGTGAGTGTGCCGGGCCTGGGCAACTCGCAGATGCGCGCGGCGAGCGCGTCGCCGACCTTCAATACGCTGATGGGGATAGACGCGGCGTACGGTACCCAGGTTTCGGGCGTCAACCGTCAGGGCCAGGGCGTCGTCTACTTCAAGGGGCCGCTCACCAGCATCACCCTCACCACCGGCTCGCTCAAGGGCACGGTGGGTCAGGCCATAGGGTTCAGCAACATCGACTTCTGCCCGCCCAGTGTGGCGGTGGATAAAGCGGCGGGCACCCCGGTGCGTCAGGCCGACACCTCCTCCGACATTCCCTACACCCTGACCTACCGCAACACCTCGCCCAACGTGGGCTACCACCCCGACGCCACGGTGCGCGACGCGACCTTCTCGCCCTCCATTCCCACGCCGACCGGGGCTGACCCCTGGGCGCGGCAGCGGCCCCAACTCACTGACGCGGTGCTCGACCAGATTCGGGCCAACACCAATGTCGCGTCGGCGACCCTGCGCGGCACGCCAACCGTTTCTGGGGCGACGAATACCGTCAACCTCGACGCGACCGACCTCAGTCCGGCCTTCAGCGGCACGGCGGCGAACCCGAACCTGCTGCTGGCGAACACCGACGGGCGGGTGGATGTGGGCGGCAGCTTTAGCGTGAACTTCACCGTCAACGTGCGGCTCGGCAGCGCGGTCACCACCCCCCAGACGGTGAACAATCAGGCGACGGCCACGGGCACCCTCCTGACCGGCAGCGTGAGCGCGACGTCGAACTCGGTGGGCTCTACCGTCTCGCCGAGCGCGGCCCTGAGCGTGACTAAGGCCGTGGACCGGACCCACGCCGTCTACCCGTCGCCGGTCGGGAACGCGGAGCCGGTGCCGCCCACCCTGACCTACACCATCACCGTGAGCAACCCCGGCCAGCTCACGGCGACGGGTGTCACCCTGACCGATACCCTGCCCGCTGGCCTGACCGGCGTGGTCGTCCGCGAAGGCGCGGCCACGGTGAGCGCCACTCAGGCCGGACAGACCCTGACCTGGACGGTGGGGAGCCTCCCCAGCGGCACGACCCGCACCTTCACCGTGACCGCCACGGCCCCGGCGGCAGCCACGCTGCGGGCCACCCAGCCGCAGACGGCGCTGGTGAACAGTGTCACGGCGTCGGCCTCCAACGTGGCGGCCACCCCGCCCGCGACCGTCAGCACCCCGACGGTGTACACCCGCCTGTTCAAGCAGGTTCGCAACCTCGGCCCCCAGGGGACCCTCACCCCGGCCTGGGGCACCAGCGCGAGCGGACGCCCCGGCGACGTGCTCGAATACTGCATCGACTTCAACAACTACGGCAGCGCGGCGCTGAGCAACTTCAGCCTGACCGACAACGTGGCGGCGAACACCACCGGACAGCCCAACGCCTACGGCACCGGCCAGGGCGTCCGCATTACCCGGGGCGCAGCCGCTCCCACCTACCAGGCTTTCTCCAATCCAGTGGTCGTGAACCTCGGTACCCTCGGCACCGCCGAGAGCGGCCAGGTCTGCTTCCGCGCTGGCGTGCGCTGACCCCTAGCCCCGACTCCTCTGGACAGGCTTCCCCAGGGCGCCTGTCCAGCGCCGTTTTCCACGGTGGGGCTGGCCTACAATTCCTCCCGTGTCTCCCCACTCGCTCGGCCTGCTGCTGCTCGTGCTCGTTACCCTGCTGTGGGGCAGCACCTTCGCGGTGGTCAAGGAACTGGGTGAGGAGCTGCCGCCCGCCGTCCTGATCGCCTGGCGCTTCCTGATCGCCACGCTGGCGCTGCTGCCGGCGCTGTGGCTGTGGCGGCCCCGCTCGGCAGGCGCGGCGCCGGCACAGCGCGGCCCGGCCCGGCCCCTCTGGCGCGACGGCCTGATCCTGGGGGCGTGGCTGATCGCGGGCTACGGCACCCAGACGATCGCCCTCCAGACGACCACGGCCAACCGGGCCGCCTTTTTCACGGCGCTGAGCGTGGTGCTCGTGCCGCTGTGGCTCACGGTCGCGCAGCGCCGCCGCCTCTCGCCGGCCCTGTGGCTGGCGCTGCCACTGGCGGTGGGGGGGCTCGGACTCCTTTCGTGGGAGGGGGGAGCGCTCGTCGTGGGCGACTTCTGGGCACTGGCCTGCGCCGTGACCTACGCGGGGTTCATCGTCGCGCTGGAGCGCATGGCGAGCCGCCACGAGGCCCTGCGTTTCACGGTCGCGCAGCTGCTGACGGTGACGGCGCTCGCCTGGGTCTGGGCGCTGCTCACGGTCCCCGGTCAGCTCTGGCCACCTGCCGGCGCCTGGGGCCCGCTGCTTTACCTCGGGCTGGCGGCCACGGCCCTGACCACACTGCTCCAGACGGTCGGTCAGCGCCACGTGAGCGCCGCCGAAGCCAGTCTGATCTATGCGCTCGAACCGGTGACCGCGTCGGTCTTCAGCTTCCTGCTGATCGGAGAACGTGTTGGGCCGCGCGGAGCGCTCGGGGGGGCGCTCGTGGTGGTGGCCACCATCCTCAGTTCGCGCGCCGAGGGCCACGCCCATCCCGAGTTGCCGGCGCCGGCCACAGCGGAGGAACCGGGCTGAGGCGTCCGGCGCAGGGCCGGGTTCACCCTGGCGGCGTCAGGTTCAGGAGCGCGATTTCCGGCGGGCAGAGGTTGCGAAAAGGCAGCCCGCTCAGGCCGAGGCCCCGGCTGACGTACCCCGGTGTGCCGTGGGCGCCCTCCACCCAGCCCATCGCGAAGCGCTGGCCGTAGCGGCTGGGCACGACCGGAGCGCCGAACAGTGGCAGTCTCACCTGCCCGCCGTGGGTGTGGCCGCACAGCGTCAGACCCGCCGCGAGCGGGAGGTCGGGCAAAATGTCGGGGTTGTGGCTGAGCAGCAGCGTGGCCCGCTTGCCCGCGCCGGCCAGCGCCCGCGCGGGATCGGGCTGACCGTGCCACAGATCGTCCACGCCGCCGAGCCACAGGTCATCGCGCAGCGCCCGGCCCTCGTCGCGCAGGATGGTGACGCCCGCGTCGGCGAAAGCCCGGCGCATGGCCTCGCGCCGGGCCTCCCGGTCGGCGGGCGCACGGCCCAGGAACTGGTTGGCATAGCGCCTGAACGACCCGTAGTCGTGGTTGCCCCACACCCCATACACCCCGAGTGGCGCCCGTAGCCGGCTCAGTTCCGCGAGCAGCGGCCCCGGAGAGTCCTGAAGGCGGGCGTCGAGCTGGTCACCGCCGAGAAGCACCAGGTCGGGGCGCGCGGCATTGGTCGCCTCCACCCAGGCGCGCACGCTGCCCGCTGCGATGTAGAGGCCGTAGTGGAGGTCGGTGAGCAGCGCGGCCCGCACCGGCCGGGTCAGGCCAATCAGGGGGCGGCGGTGCTCGGTGAAGCCGAAACGGTAGGCCTGCGCGGCCCCCGCCCCGCCGAGGGCCAGGGTCACCCCCGCGCCGGTGCCGAGCACACGCAGTGCCCGGCGCCGAGCTGGGTCATGGGAGCGGGGGGAGGCGGCCATACCCGGAGGGTAGCGCTCGGCGCGGCGTGGGCACGTCGGTGAAAAGGTGGAGGCCCTGGCGCACGGAGGCGAGGCACGGAGCGGCGCCGGGCCGCTATGGTGCTCGCGATGACTCGGCCTGCGTCCCCGCACCCGGCCCTCCAGACCCACGCCCTGAGCAAAGCGTTCGGCGCGGTGCAGGCGCTGCGTGAGGTGGCCCTGACGGTGGAGGCGGGCGAGACACTGGCGCTGCTCGGGCCGTCGGGCTGCGGCAAGAGCACGGCGCTGCGCTGCGTGGCCGGCCTGGAGCGCCCGGACACTGGGCGGGTGGAAATCGCCGGGCGCGACGTGACGGCCCTGCCGCCCGAGGCGCGCGGGGTGGGGCTCGTCTTTCAGGACTACGCGCTGTTTCCGCACCTGAGCGTGCTCGGCAATGTGGCCTACGGCCCGCAGCGGCGCGGCGCGTCCCGCGCGGAGGCCGGGGCGCGCGCGCGCGAGGCGCTGGAGCTGGTGGGCCTGGGCGCCCTCGCGGAGCGCAGCCCGGACCAGCTTTCGGGCGGGCAGCAGCAGCGCGTGGCGCTCGCCCGAGCACTCGCGACCCGCTCGCCGCTGCTGCTGCTCGACGAACCGCTCTCCAACCTTGACGAGAAGCTGCGCGCCGAGCTGCGAACCGAGTTGCGCCGGCTGTTCGCAGCCCTCGGCGCGGGCGTGCTGCTCGTCACGCACGACCAGCGCGAGGCGCTCGCCCTCGCCGACCAGGTTGCCGTGATGCGCGCGGGCGCGGTGGTGCAGCAGGGCGCGGCGCCGGAGGTGTTCGCGCGGCCCGCGACCGCCTGGATCGCGGCCTTTCTCGGCTGGCCCAACATCGTCGCGCAGCCGGGCGGCACGGCCCTGCTGATTCCCGAGACGGCGGCGCAGCTCGGGGTGGGCGAGGCGTATCCGCTGCTCGCGCGCCAGCCGGACGAGGCGGGCGAGACGGTCACCCTCGGGCATCCCCTCGGCCCGCTCACCTTCCGCCTCAGCGCGCGGGAGGCGCTTTCCCTCGGCGGGACGCTGCGCCTCGGGCTCGATCTGGAGCAGGTGCGGCAGGTGCCCGACGACCGGGAGCCTTAGAGTGGGTGAGCCCCCCCTTTCGCCCTCCCCCTGCTCCGCGAGGTGTGCGCCGATGAACCGCCCCCTTCTCCTGCTCGGCCTGATGCTGCTGGCCCTGGCAAGCGCTGCCCGGTATCCCGAACGTTCGCCGTCCGAACCCACTCGATTAGCGTCCGGCCAGAGGAGCCCCATGACCCGTGAAGCCCTGCACGCCGAACTGCTCAACGCCGCCCGGGACGGGGACGCTGGGCGCGTCGCGCGGCTGTTGAAGGCCGGCGCGAGTCCTGACGCGCGTGACCGCAGCGGGCGCAGCGCCCTGACCTTCGCCGCGCTGGGGGACCATGTGGAGGCCGCGCGCGTGCTCGTGGCCGCCGGCGCCGATCCAGACCCGCAGGACGAGGGGCGCAACAACGCGCTGCTCGTGACCGGCGAGACCGGCAGCGTCGCGATGCTGCGCGTGATCCTCAAGGCGAAGCCCGACCTGGGGCGCACCAACCGCTTCGGCGGCACCGCCCTGATTCCGGCAGCCGACCGGGGGCACCTCGCCTACGTCCGCGAACTGCTCAGGACCACCGACATCGACGTGAACCACGTCAACAACCTCGGCTGGACGGCGCTGCTCGAAGCGGTGATCCTGGGCGACGGCGGCCCGGTCCACACCGAGATCGTGCGCGAACTGCTCGCCCACGGCGCCGACCAAGGCCTCCCCGACCGGGAAGGCGTGACGCCCCTGGAGCACGCCCGGCAACGCGGGTACGCGGGCATGGTCCGGCTGCTACAGACTCCGATTGAATCGTTTACGAAGTGATTCAATCCGAGCGGAGCGAGAAGGAGGAAAACGGGTTCCGGGCGTGGAGTTGGCAAACCGGCGCGTTCCCGGTTTGTCAACGAAACAGACGGAGCCCGTATGAGCGCGCGGTAGGCGGGGGGGCTCTACACTCGGCGGATGCTCGCCTGGATTCTGGTCGGGGGCCGCCTCACGCTCACCCCGGCCCTGCGTACGCTGCCGCGCCCGGACCTCGTGATCGCCGCCGACGGGGGCGCGCGGCACGCCCCGGCCCTCGGGGTGCGGGTGGGCGCCTGGGTGGGCGATTTCGACTCCTCGGCGGGCCTCCGCCTCGACGCGCCGCGCCAGGTCCACCCGGCGGCCAAGGACCAGACCGACGCCGAACTCGCCGTGTCGCTCGCCCAGGCCCGGGGCGCGCGGCGGCTGGTGTTCGTCGGGGCCTTCGGGGGCCGCTTCGATCACGCGGCGGCGCTGATGCTCGGCGGGCTGCGCCTCGCGCGGGAAGGAGCCGAGGTCACCCTCACGAGCGGCGACGAGTGGGCGTGGCCGCTGCTCCCCACGGCGCCCTTCGCCCGGCCTTTCCCCAGCGGCGTCACCCTGAGCGTGCTCGCGTGCTCGGACCTGCGCGGCCTGAGCCTTGCCGGGGTGCGCTGGCCGCTCGCGGGCGCCGACGTGCCGCTCGGCAGCGGCTGGACCGTGAGCAACGAGACGGCGGGCGGGGAAGTCACCGCCGCGCTGGAGGCGGGGCGAGCGCTCGTGACCGCGCTGGGCGGGGAGCTTTGATCCCAAGTTGCGGTGAGTCGCAGACGAACCCGAGCGAAGGGAGAGGCAAGAGATACCGGCTGGCGGCGATGGAAGAACATCCGGTGGGTTGTCCGGATGTTCTGGAATCAGAGCCAGTCGGTATGAAGGTCAGGGCTGACGCGCCGGGCAGGCCGCCACCCCTTCACGGGTCTGGCGGGTAAAGGCGCAGCCATAGTTGGGATCGGCCAGCACGTTCGCCGTGAGCACGTCGTCACCCGCCGGCTTCTGCCCGGTCTTTTCCCAGGCCACGAGGTCGTTGAAGCCCTCCACGAGCTCGGCGCCCACGAAGTCGCAGTGTCCCGGCGCCCGGACCGCGCGCTGCACGAGGAGATTCTCGTTGCCGCTGCGCGCGACGGCCCGGCGGTAGTTCTGCTGGTGCTTAAAAGGCACGTAAAAGTCGCCGAGCGTGTGCATCGTGAGCACCGGCACGCTGATCTCGCCGCTGACCTGCGGCAGCCAGCGCACCCCGTCCGGGCGCGGGGGGTTGGCATTAGGGTCGGCGGCAGCGCGCGGCAGGGCGGCGTTGAAGGCGACTTCCTCGGCGCTCGGCGTCTCGCCAGTCGTCCAGCGGTAGGTCAGGCCCTGATTGCCGTAGAAATTGCGCGCGAGGATGCCGTTGAGGGTGCCGTCGCTGCCGCCGGTACCCAGCACCGCCGTTTGCAGGGCGCCCACCCGGAAGCCGAGATCGAAGACGGGCCGCTCGCCCCCGGTGAGCTGCCGCGCGAGGTTTTTCAGGACGGTGCCCTGGTTGGCGTTCTCCTGCCAGAGCGGGCCGCTCGTGGAGGTAAAGAGCGCCGCCCTGATCTGCGGCAGGTTTTTCTGGAAGTCGGGATTGGGGTAGCGCCCGCCGAAGCCCGCGAGCTGCGCGGCGGCCTGGGCGTAGTCCCCGAGCCACTGGAACTCGTAGGTCGGGTCCATCACCCCGCACACCGGCATCGCGGCGGCGTAGCGCACCTTCGAGCGGGCGGTGCGTGCGGTCTCGGCCTCGACGGCGGCCCCGGCGATGTGCCCGCCCATGCTCACGCCCATGATCAGGGTCTTGCCCGGCGCGGGGCGGCCCGTGATGCGCGGAAACAGCAGCGCGAGGGCGTTGGTGTCCTCGACGCCGGCGCGCACGTCGTAATAGTTGCTCGAATAGCTGCTCGCCGCCCAGGCGTAGCCCTGCGAGAGCCAGTATTCACGCAGCGGCGGCGCCTGCACCCGCAACTCGGCGCCCTCGCCCGCGTAGCCGTGCGCGTACATCACCAGCGTGCCGTTCCAGTTGGCCGGCACCTCCACCGCGTAGGCCGCCGCGCCCTGGACGCCCCGGTGAAAGCCCTGGTAGAGCTGCGCGCCGGCCAGCGCCTTGAAACTGGGAAACACCGGGGTAAAGGTGCGGCGGTCTTGCTCGCGTTGCATGCTCTGCACGCCGTACCCCAGGGGCGCGCACCCGGCGAGCAGCGAAGCCGAGAGCAGGAGGGGAAAAGAGCGGAGCAGGGAACGGTTCATGGCGGACCTCCGGAAGCGGGAGAGGGCGCGGAGGGCCGGGGGAGGCACGCCGCAGGGAAGCACGGTAAAAATGAGGTGTTCCGTATTTAGCGCGCCGGGCAGGGGCGCTGTCAATCTCGGGAACTTCCCTCACCCGCGCCCCGTAGTGTGGAGCGATGAACAGACGTGGCGCGGGTTGTGGGTGTTTCGGCTGCGGCGGGGGCTTGCTGGCGCTCGCGCTGCTCGTGTTTGCGGCGTGGACTTTCGTGCTCCAACCGGCGCGCGATTTCGTGTCGGGGCTGCAACTGCCGCCCTCAACCTCGTCGGCCCCCACCACTCCGGTCCCGGGTACCCCGCCTGGCTCGGCCACCCCGGCGCCGGGCCGCGCGGGCGCCCTGCTGACCGAGGCCGACGTGCAGAAGTTCGTGCGGGTGCGCGGCGAGGTCCGGCAGGCGCTCGGGACAGGCTTCAGCGACTTGCAGCAGCTCTGGCAGGACGTGCAGGCGGGTCAGACGCCCAACCTGTTTCAGGTCGGCGCGGTGCTGCGCCAGGCGGGAGGCAACATCGGCGCGGCGCGGCAGCGGCAGGCGGCGGCGCTCGCCCGCGAGAACCTCAGCCCCGAGCGCTACGCCGAGATTCGCGCCGGCGTCAACCGGGCGCTGGGCCTGCCCTCGCTCGACCTCGCGCAGGCGGCGCAGGCCCTGCAACGCGGTCAGCTCCCCGACCTGAACTCTTCGGTCCAGGCCGCGACTCCCGGCGAGCGCGCCCTGGTCGCGCCCTACGAGCAGGAGCTGCGCGCCTCGGCGGCGCTCGGGCTGTTCGGGCTCTGACCCCTGCCAGGGCGCGAGGTGTGACGCAGGGCGAGGTGTGGCCC includes these proteins:
- a CDS encoding DMT family transporter; protein product: MSPHSLGLLLLVLVTLLWGSTFAVVKELGEELPPAVLIAWRFLIATLALLPALWLWRPRSAGAAPAQRGPARPLWRDGLILGAWLIAGYGTQTIALQTTTANRAAFFTALSVVLVPLWLTVAQRRRLSPALWLALPLAVGGLGLLSWEGGALVVGDFWALACAVTYAGFIVALERMASRHEALRFTVAQLLTVTALAWVWALLTVPGQLWPPAGAWGPLLYLGLAATALTTLLQTVGQRHVSAAEASLIYALEPVTASVFSFLLIGERVGPRGALGGALVVVATILSSRAEGHAHPELPAPATAEEPG
- a CDS encoding beta strand repeat-containing protein yields the protein MPGTFFITSQDTDGSSTTSTTALREFVEFIGPTGSGRAGTTALVTTTPAVAGGVNYSVGASNQSVNGITIDPRHKASATYTNVSSFRLVGGAIQGTAACSGTTCERLSAYSFQIADSVYATPIVDGYKSVRLTTDADSSGSVTAGDTLTWTVTYVNTGNSNVSNFQINDTLPGNVTFTPGTQVITQGGGSAAPPNTAYNGTTNTGLLAANATLGVNSTVTVSIPVVVGAGAAGTTLSNQASAAGTGLTATLSDSVDSTTVFPPLVTASAGWTAPAAGSVAQTQTSAIEATRVAVVASPYNLTVSKTDGQTSVVTGASTTYTVRVTNSGTASTAGATLSDPTATGLTVTGVTCSAAVGNTCSAAPTTAQIQGTPGVALPTLAPGAFYEVQLTATVTAAAGANVTNTVTAALATGQNDAVPGDNTASDTNSVTATPPPPASNPTSYPATCDVIDWATSGVSGTALSGTRTFNSKGGRSINLNLTSATGGTNGISGYSGTFANYGSWYEVRAISESIQPVINQAFLTRAGGAGNPNNTIVITFPTPVINVRLGITDLDAVGGSAGSGDWAGVQASYGSQTFNPDVLVGGGHALAVQAYAGVPSGAGAAMTVSVPGLGNSQMRAASASPTFNTLMGIDAAYGTQVSGVNRQGQGVVYFKGPLTSITLTTGSLKGTVGQAIGFSNIDFCPPSVAVDKAAGTPVRQADTSSDIPYTLTYRNTSPNVGYHPDATVRDATFSPSIPTPTGADPWARQRPQLTDAVLDQIRANTNVASATLRGTPTVSGATNTVNLDATDLSPAFSGTAANPNLLLANTDGRVDVGGSFSVNFTVNVRLGSAVTTPQTVNNQATATGTLLTGSVSATSNSVGSTVSPSAALSVTKAVDRTHAVYPSPVGNAEPVPPTLTYTITVSNPGQLTATGVTLTDTLPAGLTGVVVREGAATVSATQAGQTLTWTVGSLPSGTTRTFTVTATAPAAATLRATQPQTALVNSVTASASNVAATPPATVSTPTVYTRLFKQVRNLGPQGTLTPAWGTSASGRPGDVLEYCIDFNNYGSAALSNFSLTDNVAANTTGQPNAYGTGQGVRITRGAAAPTYQAFSNPVVVNLGTLGTAESGQVCFRAGVR
- a CDS encoding thiamine diphosphokinase, with product MLAWILVGGRLTLTPALRTLPRPDLVIAADGGARHAPALGVRVGAWVGDFDSSAGLRLDAPRQVHPAAKDQTDAELAVSLAQARGARRLVFVGAFGGRFDHAAALMLGGLRLAREGAEVTLTSGDEWAWPLLPTAPFARPFPSGVTLSVLACSDLRGLSLAGVRWPLAGADVPLGSGWTVSNETAGGEVTAALEAGRALVTALGGEL
- a CDS encoding alpha/beta hydrolase, which gives rise to MNRSLLRSFPLLLSASLLAGCAPLGYGVQSMQREQDRRTFTPVFPSFKALAGAQLYQGFHRGVQGAAAYAVEVPANWNGTLVMYAHGYAGEGAELRVQAPPLREYWLSQGYAWAASSYSSNYYDVRAGVEDTNALALLFPRITGRPAPGKTLIMGVSMGGHIAGAAVEAETARTARSKVRYAAAMPVCGVMDPTYEFQWLGDYAQAAAQLAGFGGRYPNPDFQKNLPQIRAALFTSTSGPLWQENANQGTVLKNLARQLTGGERPVFDLGFRVGALQTAVLGTGGSDGTLNGILARNFYGNQGLTYRWTTGETPSAEEVAFNAALPRAAADPNANPPRPDGVRWLPQVSGEISVPVLTMHTLGDFYVPFKHQQNYRRAVARSGNENLLVQRAVRAPGHCDFVGAELVEGFNDLVAWEKTGQKPAGDDVLTANVLADPNYGCAFTRQTREGVAACPARQP
- a CDS encoding ankyrin repeat domain-containing protein codes for the protein MTREALHAELLNAARDGDAGRVARLLKAGASPDARDRSGRSALTFAALGDHVEAARVLVAAGADPDPQDEGRNNALLVTGETGSVAMLRVILKAKPDLGRTNRFGGTALIPAADRGHLAYVRELLRTTDIDVNHVNNLGWTALLEAVILGDGGPVHTEIVRELLAHGADQGLPDREGVTPLEHARQRGYAGMVRLLQTPIESFTK
- a CDS encoding metallophosphoesterase, with translation MAASPRSHDPARRRALRVLGTGAGVTLALGGAGAAQAYRFGFTEHRRPLIGLTRPVRAALLTDLHYGLYIAAGSVRAWVEATNAARPDLVLLGGDQLDARLQDSPGPLLAELSRLRAPLGVYGVWGNHDYGSFRRYANQFLGRAPADREARREAMRRAFADAGVTILRDEGRALRDDLWLGGVDDLWHGQPDPARALAGAGKRATLLLSHNPDILPDLPLAAGLTLCGHTHGGQVRLPLFGAPVVPSRYGQRFAMGWVEGAHGTPGYVSRGLGLSGLPFRNLCPPEIALLNLTPPG
- a CDS encoding ABC transporter ATP-binding protein yields the protein MTRPASPHPALQTHALSKAFGAVQALREVALTVEAGETLALLGPSGCGKSTALRCVAGLERPDTGRVEIAGRDVTALPPEARGVGLVFQDYALFPHLSVLGNVAYGPQRRGASRAEAGARAREALELVGLGALAERSPDQLSGGQQQRVALARALATRSPLLLLDEPLSNLDEKLRAELRTELRRLFAALGAGVLLVTHDQREALALADQVAVMRAGAVVQQGAAPEVFARPATAWIAAFLGWPNIVAQPGGTALLIPETAAQLGVGEAYPLLARQPDEAGETVTLGHPLGPLTFRLSAREALSLGGTLRLGLDLEQVRQVPDDREP